A DNA window from Aminipila luticellarii contains the following coding sequences:
- the sigG gene encoding RNA polymerase sporulation sigma factor SigG yields MTNKVEICGVNTAKLPVYKDAEMMKMIEAVKGGDKEVREEFIKGNLRLVLSVIQRFNNRGENPDDLFQVGCIGLIKALENFDTSHGVKFSTYAVPMIIGEIRRYLRDNNPIRVSRSLRDTAYKALQAREKLSRELQREPTMAEIAKETEMEREDVVLALESIQEPISLFEPVFHDDGDAIYVMDQVKDMKNTDARWIENLSLSEAMKKLTPRERHILTMRFFEGKTQMEVAEEISISQAQVSRLEKNALKYMRKYV; encoded by the coding sequence ATGACGAACAAGGTTGAAATCTGTGGTGTGAACACAGCTAAGCTGCCTGTTTACAAGGATGCAGAAATGATGAAAATGATAGAGGCTGTCAAAGGGGGAGATAAAGAGGTTAGAGAAGAATTCATCAAGGGAAATCTCAGATTAGTGCTCAGCGTTATTCAGAGATTCAATAACCGGGGAGAGAACCCCGATGATTTATTTCAAGTGGGATGTATCGGATTAATTAAAGCATTGGAAAATTTCGATACCTCGCACGGCGTAAAATTTTCCACATATGCAGTGCCGATGATCATCGGTGAAATCAGGAGATATCTTAGAGATAATAATCCGATCCGAGTTTCAAGATCGCTGAGGGACACAGCGTACAAAGCATTGCAGGCCAGAGAAAAGCTTTCCAGAGAGCTGCAAAGAGAGCCTACCATGGCCGAAATTGCCAAGGAAACAGAAATGGAGAGAGAAGATGTGGTGCTGGCACTGGAATCTATTCAGGAGCCGATCTCATTGTTTGAGCCGGTATTTCACGACGACGGAGATGCCATCTATGTCATGGATCAGGTAAAGGACATGAAAAATACAGATGCAAGATGGATTGAAAACTTATCTCTTTCCGAAGCCATGAAAAAATTGACACCGAGAGAACGGCATATTTTGACCATGCGGTTCTTTGAGGGAAAGACACAAATGGAAGTGGCAGAAGAAATTTCTATCAGTCAGGCTCAGGTGAGCAGGCTGGAAAAAAACGCTCTGAAGTATATGCGGAAATATGTTTAA
- a CDS encoding diaminopimelate dehydrogenase, whose product MKKIRIGILGYGNLGRGVELSIAQNPDLELAAIFTRRDPSVLRPLTDHAKVYNVKEALNHKDEIDVMILCGGSSTDLSSQSPAFASHFNVVDSFDTHAKISQHFKSVNTSALLSKHTAAISAGWDPGLFSVNRLYAESVLPLGNSYTFWGKGVSQGHSDALRRIEGVSHAIQYTIPIESAVKEVRKGTHPQYTAREMHTRECYVSLKPGADMDKVYAEIVNMPNYFSDYDTSVHFISDEEFMKNHSAMPHGGFVQRSGTTGAKQENNHIYEFSLTLDSNPEFTSNILVCYARAVYKLFSEGLYGAKTVLEIPPAYLSLQPIEKLRAELL is encoded by the coding sequence ATGAAAAAAATAAGAATAGGTATTTTAGGATACGGTAATTTGGGACGGGGAGTGGAATTGTCCATCGCCCAGAATCCGGATCTTGAACTGGCCGCCATATTTACACGACGAGACCCTTCTGTTCTTCGTCCCCTTACAGATCATGCAAAGGTGTATAATGTGAAAGAAGCCTTGAATCACAAGGATGAAATTGACGTCATGATCCTATGTGGAGGAAGCTCTACCGATCTGAGCAGTCAAAGTCCCGCCTTTGCTTCACACTTCAATGTTGTGGACAGTTTCGATACCCACGCAAAAATTTCGCAGCATTTCAAATCAGTCAACACCTCTGCTCTCCTAAGTAAACATACCGCCGCCATATCTGCGGGATGGGATCCCGGATTATTTTCCGTAAACAGACTTTATGCTGAGTCCGTACTCCCCTTAGGAAACAGTTATACCTTCTGGGGAAAAGGAGTCAGTCAGGGCCATTCCGATGCGTTAAGGCGCATAGAAGGCGTCTCCCATGCCATTCAATATACCATTCCCATTGAATCTGCTGTAAAGGAAGTCCGAAAAGGGACTCACCCCCAATATACCGCCAGAGAGATGCATACCAGAGAATGTTACGTCTCCCTAAAACCGGGTGCCGACATGGATAAGGTATATGCTGAAATCGTAAATATGCCAAATTATTTTTCCGATTACGATACCTCTGTTCATTTTATCAGCGATGAAGAATTTATGAAAAATCACAGTGCTATGCCTCATGGCGGCTTTGTTCAAAGAAGCGGAACGACCGGCGCAAAACAGGAAAATAATCACATATACGAATTTTCTCTGACGCTTGATTCCAATCCGGAGTTTACTTCCAATATTTTAGTCTGTTATGCCCGAGCCGTTTATAAACTGTTTTCGGAAGGCCTATATGGTGCTAAAACCGTTTTGGAAATCCCGCCTGCTTACTTATCCCTTCAACCCATCGAAAAACTTCGCGCAGAGCTGCTATAA
- a CDS encoding glutamate synthase subunit beta has product MGMSTGFLKYEKRTSEALEPLERIKNFNEFHIALSKEEQMEQGARCMDCGVPFCQSGMVIGSMVSGCPLNNLVPEWNDLVYHGNYKAALKRLLKRDNFPEFTARVCPALCEKACTCSLNGDSVSIRENELAIIEEAFDNRFMQPRKIVNRSGKRIAVVGSGPAGLAAADQLNIRGHQVEVFEKNDRAGGLLMYGIPNMKLEKHIIKRRIDLMTAEGVQFKMNKGISGKKQAEELMRDYDAVILACGASQPRDIKVPGREGKGIYFAVDFLTSTTKSLLDHFLEEGTYISAKDKNVLVIGGGDTGNDCVGTAVRHGAKSVIQLEMMPKLPEERLENNPWPEWPVILKTDYGQEEAAAVFGKDPREYQTTVKEFICDKEGHVKQAVLVKLEAKTDEKTGRTRMEEVPGSEKTIAADLVLIAAGFLGCETELARSFGVETDERTNVKTHRTPEYLYKTSRDKVFAAGDMRRGQSLVVWAIREGREAAREVDQYLMGYTNL; this is encoded by the coding sequence ATGGGAATGTCAACAGGCTTTTTAAAATATGAAAAGCGTACAAGTGAGGCACTGGAACCTTTAGAACGAATTAAAAACTTTAATGAATTTCATATCGCTTTATCCAAAGAGGAGCAGATGGAGCAGGGAGCACGCTGTATGGATTGCGGCGTTCCATTCTGTCAGTCCGGGATGGTGATCGGCAGCATGGTATCCGGCTGCCCGTTAAATAATTTAGTGCCGGAATGGAACGATCTGGTTTACCACGGAAACTATAAGGCTGCGCTGAAAAGGCTGTTAAAAAGAGATAACTTTCCCGAGTTCACGGCAAGGGTATGTCCTGCTCTCTGTGAAAAAGCATGTACCTGTTCTTTAAACGGCGACAGCGTATCCATCCGGGAAAATGAGCTGGCCATTATTGAAGAAGCTTTTGATAACCGGTTCATGCAGCCAAGAAAAATCGTAAACCGGTCCGGCAAGCGAATTGCGGTAGTCGGCTCCGGCCCGGCCGGGCTTGCTGCCGCTGACCAGCTGAACATCAGGGGACACCAGGTGGAGGTTTTTGAAAAAAATGACCGGGCCGGCGGACTTCTGATGTACGGGATACCGAATATGAAACTGGAAAAGCATATTATCAAAAGACGGATTGACTTAATGACAGCAGAAGGGGTTCAGTTCAAAATGAACAAAGGCATATCCGGGAAAAAACAGGCGGAGGAATTGATGCGGGATTACGATGCGGTGATTCTCGCCTGCGGAGCATCTCAACCCCGAGATATAAAAGTGCCGGGCCGGGAGGGAAAGGGCATCTATTTTGCAGTAGACTTTCTGACCTCCACGACAAAATCTCTTTTGGATCATTTTCTGGAAGAAGGCACTTATATATCGGCTAAGGATAAAAATGTTCTGGTGATCGGCGGCGGAGATACGGGAAATGATTGCGTAGGCACCGCTGTACGGCATGGGGCTAAATCAGTGATACAGCTTGAAATGATGCCGAAGCTGCCTGAGGAAAGGCTGGAAAACAATCCATGGCCGGAATGGCCTGTTATCCTGAAAACCGACTATGGTCAGGAGGAAGCTGCTGCTGTCTTTGGAAAGGATCCGAGGGAATATCAGACCACGGTAAAAGAATTTATCTGTGACAAGGAAGGTCATGTGAAACAGGCTGTATTGGTCAAGCTGGAGGCGAAGACCGATGAAAAGACCGGACGGACAAGGATGGAAGAGGTACCCGGTTCAGAGAAAACGATTGCGGCAGATCTGGTTCTTATCGCAGCCGGATTTTTAGGCTGTGAAACGGAACTTGCGAGATCTTTTGGGGTGGAGACGGATGAGCGGACTAATGTGAAGACCCACCGAACACCGGAGTATTTGTATAAGACCAGCCGGGATAAGGTGTTTGCGGCGGGAGATATGAGAAGAGGTCAGTCCTTGGTGGTATGGGCTATCCGGGAAGGCAGAGAAGCGGCGAGGGAAGTAGATCAGTATTTGATGGGTTATACGAATCTATAG
- the gltB gene encoding glutamate synthase large subunit, with protein sequence MKQIHQSQTKITGSLYDKNFEHDNCGIGAVVNIKGVKSHKTVEDALTIVEKLEHRAGKDAAGETGDGVGILMQIPHNFFVKHVKNIEFPSNGDFAVGMFFLPQQELLRNQTKKRFEVIVEKEGLNFLGWREVPTRNEVLGNRALECKPAIYQAFVGRPRHLKPGIEFDRKLYVARRIFENSNDNESNDTYVCSLSSRTVVYKGMFLVNQLRLFYLDLQEKDFISAIAIVHSRFSTNTMPSWEKAHPNRYMVHNGEINTIRGNVNKMLSREENMYSDALGQDFYRVLPVVPKWGSDSAMLDNTLEFLYMSGMDFPKAVMLCIPEPWCNDRNMSRKKKDFYLYHGTMMEPWDGPASIVFSDGDIVGAVLDRNGLRPSRYYITKDGNLILSSEVGVLDIPPEEIEVKERLRPGRMLLVDTKSGKLINDKDLKEYYAGSQPYGEWLENNLVHLKELQIPNQRVPFYKDQELTRMQKAFGYSYEDVIDYLKPMALNGNEPVIAMGADTPLAALSEKHPPLFNYFKQLFAQVTNPPIDAIREEIVTSTYSYLGKDGNLLNDVPENCRLLSVRNPILTNTDFMKIKNMKADGFKVATVSINYYKGTSLEKAINNVFIQIDRALKDGANIIILSDRDVDEYSVPIPSLLAVSAVQQYLVRNRKRMSLSLVLESGEPREVHHFATLLGYGASAVNPYLAQDTIKQMIEDTILEKDYYAAVNDYTEGILHGIVKIASKMGISTIQSYQGSQIFEAVGISKEVVDKYFTNTVSRVGGITLKEIEEQVNERHSGAFDPLGLNQDYVLDSVGGHKVRSGEEEHLYNPKTIHLLQMATRTGDYKLFKKYTEMINEEMGAAHLRNLMDFDIKNKPIPIEQVESVDSIVKRFKTGAMSYGSISKEAHETMAIAMNKLQGKSNSGEGGEDSERFKPDADGVSRCSKIKQVASGRFGVTSEYLVSAEEIQIKLAQGAKPGEGGQLPADKVYPWIARTRHSTTGVGLISPPPHHDIYSIEDLAQLIYDCKCANSDARISVKLVSEAGVGTIAAGVAKAGAQVILISGYDGGTGAAPKNSVYNAGLPWELGLAEAHQTLLMNGLRSRVILETDGKLMTGREVAIAALLGAEEFGFATAPLISMGCVMMRVCNLDTCPVGIATQNPELRKRFSGKPEYVMNFMRFIAEELREYMALLGFKTVDEMVGRTDKLKPKNTIRTEKARLDVRSILSSGISKDLLNSIHQKGNDFDFKLSESKDMTVLYKNLKASIEKGERKSIEVQVDNQARAFGTVLGSILTRKLGSELMEDTYHIKCTGYGGQSFGAFIPKGLTLELEGDSNDYIGKGLSGGQIMVYPNKKSTFKHDENIIIGNVALYGATSGKAFFSGVAGERFCVRNSGADAVVEGVGDHGLEYMTGGRVVILGPTGNNLAAGMSGGVAYVLDESGDLYSKLNKDVISLETVSRSEDVLELNDLIREHVQATHSVKGKDILKRFTEYLPMFKKIMPYDYKNVLHLIRKYEEMGVDEKTAQIKAFYEIKGGMQ encoded by the coding sequence ATGAAACAGATACATCAATCACAAACGAAAATAACGGGAAGCTTATACGATAAAAATTTTGAGCATGATAACTGCGGGATTGGAGCGGTTGTAAACATAAAAGGGGTGAAATCTCATAAAACGGTGGAAGATGCGTTGACCATCGTTGAAAAACTGGAACATCGGGCCGGGAAGGATGCAGCGGGAGAAACCGGAGACGGAGTAGGCATATTGATGCAGATTCCCCACAATTTTTTTGTGAAGCATGTAAAAAATATTGAATTTCCATCCAATGGAGATTTTGCAGTGGGCATGTTTTTTCTGCCTCAGCAGGAATTGCTCCGAAACCAGACCAAAAAGCGGTTTGAAGTGATCGTCGAGAAGGAAGGACTGAATTTCCTCGGCTGGAGGGAAGTTCCCACTCGCAATGAGGTTCTGGGAAACAGAGCGCTGGAATGTAAGCCGGCCATTTATCAAGCCTTTGTGGGAAGACCAAGACATTTGAAACCGGGTATTGAATTTGACAGAAAATTATATGTGGCCAGAAGAATATTTGAGAACAGCAATGATAACGAATCAAACGATACGTATGTCTGTTCCCTGTCCAGCAGAACCGTTGTGTATAAGGGCATGTTTCTGGTAAATCAGCTGAGATTATTCTATTTGGATTTGCAGGAAAAGGATTTTATTTCGGCTATTGCCATCGTTCATTCCAGATTTTCTACGAATACCATGCCTTCGTGGGAAAAAGCCCATCCAAACCGCTATATGGTACATAACGGAGAAATCAATACCATACGGGGCAATGTAAATAAAATGCTGTCCAGAGAAGAAAATATGTATTCCGACGCATTGGGACAAGATTTTTACAGAGTCCTTCCGGTGGTTCCCAAATGGGGCTCCGATTCAGCTATGCTGGACAACACCTTAGAATTTTTATACATGTCCGGAATGGACTTTCCAAAGGCGGTCATGCTGTGCATTCCTGAGCCGTGGTGCAATGACAGGAATATGAGCCGGAAGAAGAAAGACTTTTATCTGTATCACGGAACGATGATGGAGCCTTGGGACGGTCCTGCTTCCATCGTGTTCAGCGATGGGGATATCGTCGGTGCTGTGCTGGACAGAAATGGGCTGCGGCCTTCCAGATACTATATAACCAAAGACGGCAATCTGATTTTATCTTCCGAAGTGGGTGTCTTGGATATACCGCCGGAAGAAATAGAGGTCAAAGAACGGCTGCGGCCCGGCCGGATGCTTCTGGTGGATACCAAATCGGGAAAATTGATCAACGATAAGGATTTAAAAGAGTACTATGCAGGCAGCCAGCCTTACGGAGAATGGCTGGAAAACAATTTAGTCCATTTAAAAGAATTGCAGATTCCAAATCAGAGAGTTCCGTTCTACAAGGATCAGGAGCTGACCAGAATGCAAAAAGCGTTTGGGTATTCCTATGAGGATGTAATCGATTATTTAAAGCCCATGGCATTGAACGGAAATGAACCGGTCATCGCCATGGGGGCAGATACACCGTTGGCGGCATTATCGGAAAAGCATCCGCCGCTTTTTAACTATTTCAAACAGCTTTTCGCACAGGTGACCAATCCGCCTATCGACGCCATACGGGAGGAGATCGTGACCTCGACTTACAGCTATTTGGGGAAGGATGGGAATTTGCTCAACGATGTGCCTGAAAACTGCCGGTTGCTTTCTGTCAGAAATCCGATCCTGACCAACACCGATTTCATGAAAATCAAGAATATGAAGGCAGATGGCTTTAAGGTCGCTACGGTGTCTATTAACTATTACAAAGGGACTTCTTTAGAGAAGGCCATTAACAATGTTTTCATACAAATTGACAGGGCTTTGAAGGATGGGGCGAATATCATTATTTTATCCGATCGGGATGTGGACGAGTACAGTGTGCCGATTCCGTCTCTTCTGGCTGTTTCCGCCGTTCAGCAGTATCTGGTAAGAAATCGGAAGCGCATGTCTCTGTCTCTGGTGCTGGAAAGCGGAGAGCCGAGAGAGGTTCACCACTTTGCAACGCTTCTTGGCTATGGAGCAAGTGCGGTGAACCCGTATTTAGCGCAGGATACGATTAAGCAGATGATTGAAGATACTATTTTGGAAAAGGACTATTACGCCGCAGTCAATGATTATACCGAGGGTATTTTGCACGGCATTGTAAAAATTGCTTCCAAGATGGGCATTTCTACGATTCAATCCTATCAGGGCTCACAGATTTTTGAAGCGGTCGGCATCAGTAAAGAGGTTGTTGATAAATATTTCACCAATACCGTGAGCAGAGTAGGAGGAATTACTCTAAAGGAAATAGAAGAGCAGGTCAATGAAAGACATTCCGGAGCCTTTGATCCGCTGGGACTGAATCAGGATTATGTTTTAGACAGTGTGGGGGGACATAAGGTTCGAAGCGGGGAAGAGGAGCATCTCTACAATCCAAAGACCATTCATCTTCTGCAAATGGCTACCAGAACAGGGGATTATAAGCTGTTCAAAAAATATACAGAAATGATCAATGAAGAGATGGGTGCCGCTCACTTGAGGAACTTAATGGACTTTGATATAAAAAATAAGCCAATTCCCATAGAGCAGGTGGAAAGCGTGGATTCCATTGTCAAACGGTTCAAAACAGGTGCCATGTCCTATGGATCGATTTCCAAAGAAGCCCATGAAACCATGGCTATTGCCATGAATAAGCTGCAAGGAAAATCTAACAGCGGAGAAGGCGGAGAGGATTCAGAACGGTTTAAGCCCGATGCGGATGGCGTAAGCAGGTGCAGTAAAATCAAACAGGTAGCATCGGGACGGTTTGGCGTGACATCGGAATATCTGGTGAGTGCCGAGGAAATCCAGATCAAGCTGGCACAGGGAGCGAAACCGGGGGAAGGAGGACAGCTGCCTGCGGATAAGGTATATCCGTGGATTGCCAGAACGAGGCACAGCACCACAGGCGTCGGGCTGATTTCACCTCCGCCGCACCATGACATTTATTCCATTGAAGATTTGGCTCAGCTGATTTATGACTGCAAATGTGCCAATTCAGACGCCAGAATTTCGGTCAAGCTGGTGTCGGAAGCAGGTGTGGGAACCATTGCGGCAGGAGTTGCAAAAGCGGGAGCACAGGTGATTCTGATCTCCGGATATGATGGAGGTACGGGAGCAGCCCCTAAAAATTCCGTATACAACGCGGGACTTCCATGGGAGCTGGGACTGGCAGAAGCCCATCAGACCCTGTTGATGAACGGTCTGCGAAGCAGAGTGATTCTGGAAACAGACGGAAAACTGATGACCGGCAGAGAAGTGGCCATTGCTGCCCTGCTGGGAGCAGAAGAATTCGGTTTTGCCACAGCTCCGCTGATTTCCATGGGCTGTGTGATGATGAGAGTCTGCAATCTGGATACGTGTCCGGTGGGAATTGCCACACAGAACCCCGAGCTGCGAAAGAGATTTTCGGGAAAACCGGAATATGTGATGAACTTTATGCGGTTCATTGCAGAGGAATTGAGAGAGTATATGGCCTTGCTGGGCTTTAAAACGGTAGATGAAATGGTGGGCAGAACGGATAAGCTGAAACCAAAGAATACAATCCGCACAGAAAAGGCCCGTCTGGATGTTCGATCGATTTTAAGCAGCGGGATTTCAAAGGACTTACTGAACAGCATTCACCAGAAAGGCAATGATTTTGATTTTAAATTGAGCGAAAGTAAAGATATGACTGTTTTATACAAGAATCTGAAGGCTTCTATAGAAAAAGGCGAAAGAAAGTCTATAGAAGTTCAGGTGGATAATCAGGCCAGGGCCTTTGGGACGGTGCTGGGTTCTATTTTGACCAGAAAATTGGGGAGCGAGCTGATGGAGGACACGTATCACATCAAATGTACCGGATACGGCGGTCAGAGCTTCGGTGCCTTTATACCGAAGGGACTGACCTTAGAGCTGGAAGGAGACAGCAATGATTATATCGGGAAAGGTCTATCCGGCGGTCAAATCATGGTTTATCCCAATAAAAAGTCCACCTTTAAGCATGATGAAAATATTATCATAGGAAATGTGGCTCTATATGGGGCTACCTCCGGAAAGGCGTTTTTCAGCGGCGTGGCAGGAGAACGGTTCTGTGTCAGAAACTCCGGTGCAGATGCTGTAGTGGAAGGAGTAGGAGATCACGGTCTGGAATATATGACAGGAGGCAGAGTGGTCATTCTGGGACCTACAGGAAACAATCTGGCTGCCGGGATGTCCGGTGGTGTGGCTTATGTCCTGGATGAGAGCGGAGATTTATATTCCAAATTAAACAAAGATGTTATTTCTCTGGAAACCGTCAGCAGAAGCGAGGATGTACTGGAATTAAACGACCTGATAAGGGAGCATGTCCAAGCGACCCATTCGGTCAAGGGAAAGGATATTTTAAAAAGGTTTACAGAATATCTGCCAATGTTCAAGAAAATCATGCCGTATGATTATAAGAATGTGCTTCATTTAATCCGAAAATATGAGGAAATGGGCGTAGATGAAAAAACGGCACAAATAAAAGCTTTCTATGAGATAAAAGGAGGGATGCAGTAA
- a CDS encoding glutamine synthetase III family protein, with protein MNKISELFGSRVFNDAVMREKLPKDTYKALRSHIDKGTPLSLETANVIASAMKDWALEHGATHFTHWFQPMTGITAEKHDSFISPTEGGGIVMNFSGKELIKGEPDASSFPSGGIRATFEARGYTNWDPSSCAFIKENTLCIPTAFCSYGGEALDKKTPLLRSMEAIETQALRILKLLGNKSSQRVLTTVGPEQEYFLISKELYEKRKDLIYCGRTLLGAKPPKRQELEDHYFGAIKPKVNEFMEELDEELWKLGVLANTEHNEVAPAQHELAPIFSSSNVAADHNQLTMEMMKKIAGKHGLVCLLHEKPFAGINGSGKHINWSLATDTGENLLKPGKNPIQNIQFLLFLSAVIKAVDEHQDLLRISVASPSNDHRLGGNEAPPAIISIFLGDDLQEVLDAITEGKCEVPVRNRRMGIGVQILPDFKKDTTDRNRTSPFAFTGSRFEFRMPGSTTSVACPTYMINTIVADSLMEIADRLEASSDIKADAVSLVKDIYTQHKRIVFNGNNYSEEWVREAEKRGLLNLKSAVEAFPHFTDKKNLDLFEKHHIFNEIEVTARQEILYEEYCKLINIEALTMLDMIHKDILPSVSAYVKDLSDVVLSKQSISENIPCEMEKNLIHSLSSACDILYAKAAALDQCLLEVNALEKIRDAADYFCGKVLPAMNELRAIADELETITAAKYWPMPTYGSLLFT; from the coding sequence ATGAACAAGATTTCGGAACTATTTGGAAGCAGGGTCTTTAACGATGCCGTTATGAGAGAAAAATTACCAAAGGACACCTATAAAGCACTTCGATCCCATATCGATAAAGGGACACCTCTATCCTTAGAAACAGCAAATGTGATTGCCAGTGCCATGAAAGACTGGGCTCTGGAGCACGGGGCAACACATTTTACCCACTGGTTCCAGCCGATGACCGGTATAACTGCTGAGAAACACGACAGCTTTATTTCCCCTACGGAAGGGGGCGGTATTGTGATGAACTTTTCAGGAAAGGAACTGATCAAAGGAGAACCGGACGCCTCCAGTTTCCCGTCCGGCGGTATTCGTGCGACCTTTGAGGCAAGAGGTTATACCAACTGGGATCCAAGCTCCTGTGCCTTCATTAAAGAAAATACACTCTGCATACCCACTGCATTCTGTTCCTACGGCGGAGAAGCCTTAGACAAAAAGACCCCTTTGCTCCGTTCCATGGAAGCCATTGAAACGCAAGCACTAAGAATTTTGAAACTCCTTGGAAATAAATCGTCGCAAAGGGTGCTTACCACAGTAGGCCCGGAGCAGGAATATTTCCTGATTTCCAAAGAGCTGTACGAAAAACGGAAGGATTTGATTTACTGCGGGCGTACATTGCTCGGTGCAAAGCCTCCAAAGAGACAGGAACTGGAAGACCATTACTTTGGAGCCATTAAGCCAAAGGTAAACGAATTTATGGAAGAGCTGGATGAAGAGCTCTGGAAGCTTGGAGTTTTGGCAAACACGGAGCATAACGAAGTGGCTCCTGCCCAGCACGAACTGGCTCCGATCTTCTCCAGCTCCAATGTTGCCGCTGACCATAACCAGCTGACCATGGAAATGATGAAAAAAATTGCGGGAAAACACGGACTCGTCTGTTTGTTACACGAAAAACCCTTTGCCGGAATCAACGGAAGCGGAAAGCATATTAACTGGTCCCTTGCCACAGACACGGGAGAAAACCTGCTGAAACCGGGGAAAAATCCGATTCAGAACATCCAGTTCCTACTGTTCCTAAGCGCTGTCATCAAGGCGGTGGATGAACATCAGGATTTGCTCCGAATTTCCGTTGCCAGCCCAAGCAACGACCACCGTCTCGGCGGAAACGAAGCCCCTCCGGCTATCATTTCCATATTTCTCGGAGACGACCTGCAAGAAGTGCTGGATGCCATTACGGAAGGTAAATGCGAGGTCCCTGTTCGAAACAGACGGATGGGCATTGGCGTTCAAATCCTTCCCGACTTTAAAAAAGACACCACAGACCGAAACAGGACCTCTCCCTTTGCGTTTACCGGCAGCCGTTTTGAGTTCCGTATGCCCGGCTCCACCACTTCCGTTGCGTGTCCGACCTACATGATCAACACCATTGTGGCCGACTCTCTGATGGAAATAGCCGACCGTCTGGAAGCTTCTTCCGATATAAAAGCAGATGCGGTCAGCCTTGTAAAAGATATTTATACCCAGCATAAACGGATTGTTTTCAATGGGAACAATTATTCAGAGGAATGGGTCAGGGAAGCAGAAAAAAGAGGCCTGCTGAATTTAAAATCTGCTGTGGAAGCTTTCCCTCACTTTACAGATAAAAAGAATCTGGATTTATTTGAAAAGCACCACATATTTAATGAGATCGAGGTGACCGCCCGACAGGAAATCCTGTATGAAGAGTATTGTAAGCTAATTAATATCGAAGCACTTACTATGCTGGATATGATCCATAAGGACATCCTTCCTTCCGTATCCGCTTATGTAAAAGACTTATCCGATGTGGTACTGAGTAAACAATCCATTTCGGAGAATATTCCGTGCGAAATGGAAAAGAACCTGATTCACAGCCTGTCCTCAGCTTGTGACATCTTATATGCAAAAGCCGCAGCTCTGGATCAGTGCCTGCTTGAAGTCAATGCCCTGGAAAAAATCCGGGATGCCGCTGATTATTTCTGCGGTAAAGTGCTTCCTGCCATGAACGAATTGCGTGCCATAGCAGATGAACTGGAAACCATCACAGCGGCCAAGTACTGGCCTATGCCAACATATGGTTCCCTTCTCTTTACTTAA
- a CDS encoding ANTAR domain-containing response regulator codes for MTVLQTILLVTRNTKSKDALLNYLKNDLNRMVETADSVESGTQKLSETSFDLIIVNYPLDSNTDASFSIYCAQNTSAGVIALLKSKEIDALSERLEKYGIIVINKPILKVVLNQAIKFAELSKNRVLTLNEENLKLQDKITQIKLVNRAKWVLIQYLNMSEEQAHKYIEQQSMERRMSKKKIAEKILSMYER; via the coding sequence GTGACAGTATTGCAGACCATATTACTTGTGACAAGAAATACAAAAAGTAAGGATGCTCTATTAAACTATTTAAAAAACGATTTGAACCGAATGGTGGAGACGGCGGACAGTGTAGAGTCCGGAACCCAAAAGCTGTCTGAAACGTCCTTTGATTTAATTATAGTAAATTATCCTCTGGATTCCAATACGGACGCTTCTTTCTCTATCTATTGCGCACAGAACACATCTGCCGGTGTTATCGCCCTCTTAAAAAGCAAAGAGATCGACGCCCTGTCTGAACGGCTTGAAAAATATGGAATCATTGTCATCAATAAGCCGATTTTAAAAGTCGTGCTCAATCAGGCCATAAAATTTGCGGAGCTTTCGAAAAACAGGGTACTCACCTTAAATGAAGAAAATTTAAAATTACAGGATAAAATTACCCAGATCAAGCTGGTAAACCGAGCAAAATGGGTTCTGATCCAATATCTGAACATGTCTGAGGAACAGGCGCACAAATACATCGAGCAGCAATCCATGGAACGGCGCATGTCCAAGAAAAAAATTGCGGAAAAAATACTTTCCATGTATGAACGCTGA